The Streptomyces sp. NBC_01689 genome includes a window with the following:
- the mctP gene encoding monocarboxylate uptake permease MctP: MNGGVNGVALAVFIFFFVAVTVMGFLAARWRRADNEHSLDEWGLGGRSFGTWVTWFLLGGDLYTAYTFVAVPAAIYAAGAAGFFAVPYTILVYPLVFTFLPRLWSVSHKHGYVTTSDFVRGRFGSKGLSLAVAVTGILATMPYIALQLVGIQAVLDVMGVGGGENTNWFVKDLPLLIAFGVLAAYTYSSGLRAPALIAFVKDTLIYIVIAVAIIYIPIKLGGFDEIFHAASEKYAAAGAGGIVPAQAGQWTYATLALGSALALFMYPHSITATLSSRSREVIRRNTTILPLYSLMLGLLALLGFMAIAAGVKVTNGQLAIPQLFEDMFPDWFAGVAFAAIGIGALVPAAIMSIAAANLFTRNIYKDFIRPDATPEQETKVSKLVSLLVKVGALVFVLTMDKTVAINFQLLGGIWILQTFPALVGGLFTRWFHRWALLGGWAVGMLYGTLAAYGVASPTQKHFGGSSKEIPGIGEIGYIGLTAFVMNVVVAVVLTFVLRAFKAPDGTDETSPEDYTADAGDPGVQVELPPATAEAGH; encoded by the coding sequence ATGAACGGCGGCGTGAACGGCGTGGCACTCGCCGTCTTCATCTTCTTCTTCGTGGCCGTCACGGTCATGGGCTTCCTGGCCGCGCGCTGGCGCAGGGCCGACAACGAGCACAGCCTCGACGAATGGGGCCTGGGCGGACGGTCGTTCGGCACCTGGGTCACCTGGTTCCTGCTCGGTGGCGACCTCTACACGGCGTACACCTTCGTCGCCGTACCGGCGGCGATCTACGCGGCGGGCGCGGCCGGCTTCTTCGCCGTGCCGTACACGATCCTGGTCTATCCGCTGGTCTTCACGTTCCTGCCCCGCCTGTGGTCCGTCTCGCACAAGCACGGCTATGTGACGACGTCGGACTTCGTGCGCGGCCGCTTCGGCTCCAAGGGACTGTCCCTGGCCGTGGCCGTCACCGGCATCCTCGCGACCATGCCGTACATCGCGCTCCAACTGGTCGGCATCCAGGCCGTGCTGGACGTGATGGGCGTCGGCGGCGGCGAGAACACCAACTGGTTCGTCAAGGACCTCCCGCTCCTCATCGCCTTCGGCGTGCTGGCCGCGTACACCTACTCCTCGGGACTGCGCGCCCCGGCCCTGATCGCGTTCGTGAAGGACACCCTGATCTACATCGTGATCGCGGTGGCCATCATCTACATCCCGATCAAGCTGGGCGGCTTCGACGAGATCTTCCACGCGGCGAGCGAGAAGTACGCCGCCGCCGGCGCGGGCGGGATCGTACCGGCCCAGGCCGGGCAGTGGACCTACGCCACCCTGGCGCTCGGCTCCGCGCTCGCCCTGTTCATGTACCCCCACTCGATCACCGCGACGCTGTCCAGCCGCAGCCGTGAGGTGATCCGGCGCAACACCACGATCCTGCCGCTCTACTCCCTGATGCTGGGCCTGCTCGCCCTGCTCGGCTTCATGGCGATCGCGGCCGGGGTGAAGGTCACCAACGGCCAGCTGGCCATCCCGCAGCTCTTCGAGGACATGTTCCCGGACTGGTTCGCGGGGGTCGCCTTCGCCGCGATCGGCATCGGGGCGCTGGTCCCCGCGGCCATCATGTCCATCGCGGCCGCGAACCTCTTCACCCGCAACATCTACAAGGACTTCATCAGGCCGGACGCGACCCCGGAGCAGGAGACGAAGGTCTCCAAGCTGGTCTCGCTCCTGGTGAAGGTGGGCGCGCTGGTCTTCGTCCTGACGATGGACAAGACGGTCGCCATCAACTTCCAGCTCCTGGGCGGCATCTGGATCCTGCAGACCTTCCCGGCCCTGGTCGGCGGGCTGTTCACGCGCTGGTTCCACCGCTGGGCACTGCTCGGGGGCTGGGCGGTCGGCATGCTCTACGGCACGCTCGCCGCCTACGGGGTCGCCTCGCCGACCCAGAAGCACTTCGGCGGCAGTTCCAAGGAGATCCCGGGGATCGGGGAGATCGGATACATCGGCCTCACCGCGTTCGTGATGAACGTGGTGGTCGCCGTCGTCCTCACCTTCGTCCTGCGCGCCTTCAAGGCGCCCGACGGCACCGACGAGACGTCCCCGGAGGACTACACGGCGGACGCCGGCGACCCGGGGGTCCAGGTCGAACTGCCCCCCGCCACCGCGGAGGCGGGCCACTAG
- a CDS encoding extracellular solute-binding protein, with the protein MKRKLAAAIGIAGMMVSIAACGGSDDKSGGSDKGADAKELTVWLTVDAQNNWPELVKAADAAVKAKHPGVKINHEYYGWPDKNTKLDAVLATDKAPDVVEMGNTEMLGYMVKGAFAPVDATKFDNSAGWLDGLKASVTYEDKTYGVPYYAGGRVGNWRKDVAASAGVKSTPKTYQELTSDLDKIQKKEGNKFNAWYQPTRDWYAAMSFVYDAGGSIATDEGGQWKASLSSPESLKGLNEFKTVVDKYMHGDKTKDESDRYIVYGQGKSAMIFGAAWEGATSEDPKNDKTGKLKGNLENFVMPGPSGKNLPVFLGGSDLAIPVKSKAQALAGEWINAFTGSKGQKGLMAKGNLPNNKTDLATLKNDPATVVPATAAESSWFVPMAPGWGQVEKAQVLQTMLQNIGTGKKSVEAAAKDADAAIDKVINTK; encoded by the coding sequence GTGAAGCGGAAGCTGGCAGCTGCGATCGGTATCGCGGGCATGATGGTCTCCATCGCGGCGTGCGGGGGCAGTGACGACAAGTCCGGGGGGTCGGACAAGGGCGCGGACGCCAAGGAGCTGACCGTCTGGCTCACGGTGGACGCTCAGAACAACTGGCCCGAGCTGGTCAAGGCCGCGGACGCGGCGGTGAAGGCGAAGCACCCGGGCGTCAAGATCAACCACGAGTACTACGGCTGGCCGGACAAGAACACCAAGCTCGACGCGGTCCTCGCCACCGACAAGGCCCCCGACGTGGTCGAGATGGGCAACACCGAGATGCTCGGCTACATGGTCAAGGGAGCCTTCGCCCCCGTCGACGCCACGAAGTTCGACAACTCGGCCGGGTGGCTGGACGGCCTGAAGGCGTCGGTCACCTACGAGGACAAGACCTACGGCGTGCCGTACTACGCCGGTGGCCGCGTCGGCAACTGGCGCAAGGACGTGGCGGCTTCGGCCGGCGTCAAGTCGACGCCGAAGACGTACCAGGAGCTCACCTCCGACCTGGACAAGATCCAGAAGAAGGAGGGGAACAAGTTCAACGCCTGGTACCAGCCCACCCGCGACTGGTACGCCGCGATGTCCTTCGTCTACGACGCCGGCGGCTCCATCGCCACCGACGAGGGCGGCCAGTGGAAGGCCAGCCTCTCCTCGCCCGAGTCGCTCAAGGGCCTCAACGAGTTCAAGACCGTCGTCGACAAGTACATGCACGGCGACAAGACCAAGGACGAGTCCGACCGTTACATCGTCTACGGCCAGGGCAAGTCCGCCATGATCTTCGGCGCCGCCTGGGAGGGCGCGACCTCCGAGGACCCGAAGAACGACAAGACCGGCAAGCTGAAGGGCAACCTCGAGAACTTCGTGATGCCCGGCCCGTCCGGCAAGAACCTGCCCGTCTTCCTCGGCGGCTCCGACCTCGCCATCCCGGTGAAGTCCAAGGCGCAGGCCCTCGCCGGCGAGTGGATCAACGCCTTCACGGGCTCCAAGGGCCAGAAGGGCCTGATGGCCAAGGGCAACCTGCCCAACAACAAGACCGACCTCGCGACCCTCAAGAACGACCCGGCGACGGTCGTCCCGGCCACCGCGGCCGAGAGCAGCTGGTTCGTGCCGATGGCACCGGGCTGGGGCCAGGTCGAGAAGGCCCAGGTCCTGCAGACGATGCTGCAGAACATCGGTACCGGCAAGAAGTCGGTGGAGGCCGCCGCGAAGGACGCGGACGCCGCGATCGACAAGGTCATCAACACCAAGTGA
- a CDS encoding DUF3311 domain-containing protein gives MSDVPEAKPPVVRPVAVVTPVRVVIALCLIAPFVALLWVGSYTKTDPAFIGIPFFYWYQMLWVIVSTVLTVTAHQLWQRDQRARATTKGGADA, from the coding sequence ATGTCAGACGTGCCGGAAGCGAAACCACCGGTGGTGAGACCGGTCGCGGTGGTGACACCGGTCCGCGTGGTGATCGCCCTCTGCCTGATCGCCCCGTTCGTGGCGCTGCTGTGGGTCGGCTCGTACACGAAGACCGACCCCGCCTTCATCGGTATCCCGTTCTTCTACTGGTACCAGATGCTCTGGGTGATCGTGTCGACCGTGCTCACCGTGACCGCCCACCAGCTGTGGCAGCGTGACCAGCGCGCCCGCGCCACCACGAAGGGCGGTGCCGACGCATGA
- a CDS encoding GNAT family N-acetyltransferase produces MDLIIRPARPEEYPGVGEITVRAYLGDGLLDYGENDPYLGALRDVARRAAAAEVVVAVEDGRLLGAVTFVPRGGPLADIARPGEAEIRMLAVAREARGRGAGTALVGACVDRARATGGCARVVLSTQRTMHAAHRLYERLGFTRTPERDWNPVPHLDDILLLTYELALSHTP; encoded by the coding sequence ATGGACCTCATCATCAGACCGGCACGGCCCGAGGAGTATCCCGGCGTCGGCGAGATCACCGTGCGCGCCTATCTCGGCGACGGGCTGCTCGACTACGGGGAGAACGACCCGTATCTCGGCGCGCTGCGCGACGTCGCGCGGCGCGCCGCCGCGGCCGAGGTGGTCGTCGCGGTCGAGGACGGACGGCTCCTCGGCGCCGTGACCTTCGTCCCCCGGGGCGGCCCCCTGGCCGACATCGCCCGGCCGGGCGAGGCCGAGATCCGGATGCTCGCCGTCGCGCGCGAGGCCCGCGGCCGGGGAGCGGGCACGGCCCTCGTCGGCGCCTGCGTCGACCGCGCACGGGCCACCGGGGGCTGTGCGCGGGTGGTGCTGTCCACCCAGCGCACCATGCACGCCGCCCACCGGCTCTACGAACGCCTCGGCTTCACGCGCACCCCGGAGCGCGACTGGAACCCCGTTCCGCACCTCGACGACATCCTCCTCCTCACCTACGAGTTGGCTCTCAGCCACACTCCGTAG
- a CDS encoding GntR family transcriptional regulator — protein MSTDVSSAENEGGAPIRTARVPKYYRLKKHLLDMTDTLPPGTPVPPERTLAAEFDTSRTTVRQALQELVVEGRLERIQGKGTFVAKPKVSQALQLTSYTEDMRAQGLEPTSQLLDIGYITADETLAELLDISAGGRVLRIERLRLASGEPMAIETTHLSAKRFPALRRSLVKYTSLYTALAEVYDVHLAEAEETIETSLATPREAGLLGTDVGLPMLMLSRHSIDRQGEPVEWVRSVYRGDRYKFVARLKRPQD, from the coding sequence ATGAGCACCGACGTCAGCAGTGCGGAGAACGAGGGTGGGGCCCCCATCCGTACCGCGCGCGTGCCCAAGTACTACCGCCTCAAGAAGCACCTGCTCGACATGACGGACACCCTGCCGCCCGGCACGCCGGTGCCGCCCGAGCGCACCCTCGCCGCCGAGTTCGACACCTCGCGCACGACCGTGCGCCAGGCCCTCCAGGAACTCGTCGTCGAGGGCCGTCTCGAACGCATCCAGGGCAAGGGCACCTTCGTCGCCAAGCCGAAGGTCTCGCAGGCGCTCCAGCTCACCTCGTACACCGAGGACATGCGCGCCCAGGGCCTCGAACCCACCTCGCAGCTCCTGGACATCGGCTACATCACCGCCGACGAGACCCTCGCGGAACTGCTCGACATCTCGGCCGGCGGCCGGGTGCTGCGCATCGAGCGGCTGCGCCTGGCCAGCGGCGAACCGATGGCCATCGAGACGACCCACCTCTCCGCGAAGCGGTTCCCCGCCCTGCGCCGGTCGCTCGTCAAGTACACCTCCCTCTACACCGCGCTCGCCGAGGTCTACGACGTCCACCTCGCGGAGGCCGAGGAGACCATCGAGACGTCGCTGGCCACCCCGCGCGAGGCCGGGCTGCTCGGCACCGACGTCGGTCTGCCCATGCTGATGCTGTCCCGGCACTCGATCGACCGGCAGGGCGAGCCGGTGGAGTGGGTGCGCTCGGTGTACCGCGGCGACCGCTACAAGTTCGTCGCCAGGCTCAAGCGTCCGCAGGACTGA